One Salvia miltiorrhiza cultivar Shanhuang (shh) chromosome 6, IMPLAD_Smil_shh, whole genome shotgun sequence genomic window, TTGTTTATACATATTTTCATCAATAAACTCCTCTTTCTTTAAGGTGTCACCACTGCTAGTTACAGGTTGATTACTCTCGCTTTCATTTGAGGCACCGCTagcagcctcatcctgcaaagATCTGTCAAAGTCTAGCACTGGAGATTCCTTCCTTCTGGACTTTCTAGAACTTGTACATTTAACTTTTGGTGGATTACTATTATCTTCACTCTCTCGTCGATCAGAATCAGATGTTACCATTTTCTTCTGCCTTTTCTTTTTAGCAACAAGAACATTTTCAGCAATTCTCTTGCTACTTCTTTTATCAATGCCAGATTTTCCAGCAGATGCACTCTTCACTGATGATGTGATATCATTATTAGGTTTAACCTCTGATGAAGAAGCACTTTCACTCTGGCAAGACTTTGATTTCTTCTTGAGAGATGTACCTCCTTGCTTCCTCTTCTGAATTTGCATAGAGGCAGCATTAGAAGCAGGGGCAGCTTTTTCTTCAAAACTTGCCTGCCTTGAGCTCAAGCCTTCTGATTCAAGGACCTGACAGTTGTAAGTTAATGAGTCCTAGAGAACATAAGTATTTGTTATTGACTTCAAGTCTAAAAGAAACACATGGAAAAATTAGCAATGTTATAGGGAAGGCACATCAGAGGAAGTCGCAGGTACAAATACAATCAGAATTGAATGTTTTATAACCTACTAGTTAAAAATTAGAAGATTACCTAGAAGAGCAAAGGCGGACTACTTGTAtttatttctatcataatggATACACGAACACTCTTAGAGAGGCAAGGCTCATCAAACAGAAGGCATAAGGTACATTATCAGAGCAGACCATTATAGCCAAATAGTTAAAAATATAAAGTAAAAGCACAAATGAATACCAATCGATGGCAGCCTGGACCACATGGTTCCTTATCTACATCTGGACAATTCCATGGTACTTGTTTCTCCGCCTGAAGGGGGAAAATATATTAGGATTCCATCACCACTAGTAACAATGTTGATCCATATTGGCCTACAGATAATAGACTTACAGGAAAGCTCAGATCTTGAGAACACCCATGTAGTCTACAATCAAAAACCTGCCACATAAGGGACAATAACTTAGATGGAGAAATTTATGCAAAATGATATggaatgaataaatttattagttGGTTCCAGATAAGATGGAGCACAAAGAAACAAAATGAGTCATATTTCTTGCTTACTAGACAACGACGGCAAAATAGATTATCAAACGAATCAAGAGCAGCATCAAGATCTTTATCAATATAGGGATTCACAAAGCCTTCCGCATTTCCATTGCTCACACGAGACGTAGTACTGTTATTCTTGATATGATCTTCAAATCTTGCCTGTATAAGATGTTCTATGGTGGTTTATCTCTGTAAAGCCAGCAAAACACGAATGGGAAACAGCTGGACCAAAGTTCTCACAATGACCAGTTCTTTTTCTTCTCCAGAATAATGGAGCATAAAGAGATGCAAACTGGTCAATTGTCGGCAACTGAAGTGCATACCTTGAGTTCACCAGATCTTCTAGATAGACACTGGCCCAAAACATCCAATGTCATATCAGAAAATCCCATCTGTTTGATGGTCATTCTGGCAAGTACAGGAAACAAATGGTTATTAGGTCCTCAGATAGATAATTATATCCTAAGATATGAcccaaaaaattgaaaaagcaGGTCTTTTATTGGAATTCAATATATTAATATAGAATGTAAAGAAAAACCACCATGTGAAACATTGCAAAACTTATGCTTGTACACTTTACTTAGCTTCTACCTCGCTCACAAAAATAGATGAAGACGAACAGACAAGTTTCACGAGCTTCTACCATGCTCACAAAAAGATCGAAACAGACGGAGATAAGTCTATTAGGCTCCAGATTATCAGCTGTATGGCTGATAGACTATTTAATTATATGGACCAAGAAAAGGATCAGCCAAAcatggaaaaaataaataaaaagtaaaactcATGGTATCCAACAACCAAAGATGGATGCAAGATAACAGAAGTCACTTTGGTCAATGTTTAGCAAGAGTAAAAAACAAAATGACAGAAAGTTGGCTACCATTCCAAGCAAAAAGCATGTGCAAGCACACAAAAAAAGGCCAGAATGAGTCTACAAAATATACCAACCGCAGAATATAATCTTCAGATTCTACAaactctttcttttcttcttcatcatcaaccgCTTCTTCCTCACTGTCACTACAAATTAGAGCTTCACCGCCATTCTGGTCATAATAAATACGCCTTCTGCCAACCACAGACTGATCCTCTGTCATTCTTTGGTTTCTGTaaacaaaattacaaaattacataattaGAAAACCTAAAATAGAGACACCAGCATAACTAACGAACAAACCAGAAACCAGCAAGAAAAGAAATAAcgacgaaaaaaaaaaaaaaaagcagggTTACATAAAATATAGCTAAGAATCACAGAGAGCAAATCTCTTCAAAAAACTAACAGAGAAAAGCTTGAATCAATCCACAAAGATCCTAGAACTACAGTAGCCATTAGAGATTCATAGGTAGATTGTTTCTCACTGCAGTAGTTGAAATCATAAAAGATGTAGAATTCACTCACTATAGCCATGTCTATTAGTGCCCAACGGTTCAACACCATTGACCACAATTTTGGTTTGAAACTGTAACTAGAAGATGTTGTGTGCACCCCTGTTTGGCATTCAGAAACCATAACTGCCTGTTtacgtattttatttatttttctaatgtGAACTTACAGATGAGATTTCTTGATCGTTATAGATTAACACACAAATGAAGTGACCATTGTTGCGTAAACCACCGGTCCAAAATAACAGCTTATCATAGTATCAATATTAAATCCTAAAGTTAAACATTATTTCCAATCTTCTTACTTTCTCTCATTCATTTTAGCTCAAAAGCCTCAGATAATacaaatttaattgattaaactCATAATTCACAAAAGAAATCAAGATATTATAagtacaataaataaataaaccatTGGAATCAGCATCAAACCAACAAAAGTTAAAAAGTTACCGAAACAGGTGAAGAAATTGAAAAATGCAACAAGAAATCAAGTCACTGATACGAATAATGACAGAAAATGTCCTATGTGTAAATTAATGTCAAGAACACTTCTCTGTTGCTTAAAATTCAACTGAACCACGCAGCTACAAATATAGGCCAGTTTCCAGAATTAATCAGAACTTGAATACCAAATTATACTAAGTAAAGAAAGAAGAAGTGAACAGGATTACGCCCCTAGAATTTTCCACCTTAACTCATAAGGCATATAAAGGATGAATACCATAGTTTCAGTTACTGCAACATGAAATGGAGAATTACTCACATATTACTAGAAGAAACAGAAAAGTGTAGTTAAGAAAAGCATGACTACATTACAGTTTTTTCCACATGTACCTCACAATATTGACTCACCTATCCAAAAATATCCATGTTGTATATGGCGGCAATTTTTTCACTTCCGGCAGCTTAATGGGCCGAACAGCATTCTTGACTGCAATACTTGATCCCAAGAGAATCGCTGAGGGTGCGTATCCATCTTCTTGGGAGCTACTACTTTCATTATCTCCATTGCTTGTGCCAATACCATTATGCATATCAATCGCGTCTTTCTGTCTCTTTGCTAGTAAATCTACACCTCCATCACCACAAATAATCTTAAAATTTCTTCTTTCCATAGATAACTTATAGAGATTTTTTGTAACATCAAGCACTTTCTCAGCATTTTCTTCAATCCGTTTCTGAGAGGCCAAATAAATAACTTGGAAGTGTTAGATGCTAAAATTGACTTAGCAATCATCAATAGTACAATATTATGCCTTTCATGAGTGCACCTTTATATAGGCACAGCGGTTCAAAGAAACTTGTGTCTTTAAAGATTCAATAACAGCTACAATCTCCTGTGCTGACGAACTATTTTCTTGGTGGTCAGCTACCTGTCCAATTTACAGAAAAGTGAACAAGGTGCAATCAGAGACCCAATTCAGACATGAGTAAGAGGAATATATACTGAGGCGTATTCATCTATTAAATATGGCACATAAAGGAAACGAGAATCTTTTAACATATGCTCTTCATAAAACTATGTGATTGAGAAATTTCAATAAGGTAAAACATACAGATTGACGACAGAAAAGACTTCAAACTCAATTGCTTAGAATGTGAACAGATGATGGCCATGTGGCACAGTATATAATGTCATTACATAGGTTGGACAGAGTAATTAATTCTAAAATCTTGCCTTCTcatcaataaatatttttccgaatGAAGCACACTACAAGTAGGAACTGAAAACATATTCTGTCCATCAACCTCCAGAAGAACAAAATTTGTGTTATCAGATAATCCTACAGGTCAGTAAtctccaaaaaaatattatgctagaACTTCCCGTCAGCATTAAAGTCTAATCAAAAGCCAATACTAGACCCTTTTCTTACCATACATAGAAAACAAGAGTAATGTGAAGTGAGTGAGAACATAGCATTAAATTAAACTCCTTAGAACTGACAATCAACAAAAAAAGCTCACTCCACAGCCAACACAAGTTTAAGCTCCAGCCAATCCAAAATCACAATGCACAATCCTATTTAATCCCCATCATCAATACCCAAAGGGATTGAACATTATTGCCGAGCAAGAAGGAAAACAGCTGTCGCATACAAAATCTCATTCACCGCAAAAAAAAAGCAACTAAAAAAGCAAGACAAAACGGAGAAACGCATCAGCAAAAGAGGGGCGATTACATGAGGGTCGGATCCGGAGGCGGAGGGGGAGGCCTTGGGCGCCGACATTGCCGGAGGAGGATCAGATAAGGCGGCGGGGCGCTCGATCCGGCAATGGAGGTCGGATTGCAGATCCGAGTCATGCAAAAAGGGGGGAAAGGAGGTGGGATTGGCGATTTGGCGCTTGGAATttgaaaaccctaaaaatggatATTGAGGAGGTGGCGGATGTGGTGGGCCTGACAGAGGGGGCGCTTTTCAGCGTTGGTCGCTACCCATATCCCACCCACCCCCCGCCCCTTTTACTTTTCTTCGCCGCGCTTTTCTTTCTCATAACAATCACTCCCATATCAAAATTTTAAGTAGTCGTTAAATCCCTTATGCTAAATTAGAGATGGCAATGGATGCTGGATCGTATTCAGATTCGTGCATTCAGATCAGTTTTAGAGAATTAGAGCCTTGTAAAAAATGGATTCGATGGATCTTAATTGAATTTGGATTACTCTTAAGATTTGCTATCTGAATCTAGATCTGAAACAAAAGTTTTAAAACCCAAATTCAGTCCAGATCCAACCCGCGGATCCaatgatatataaaaaattatataattttatttttgttgtaaatatatcttctagatatatcttaggtgtgttgaccaagaaatctccctaaaaccctagcttcatacttgtataaatagaggtctTTGGCCCTCATATTGAATACACTCAATACATATTTTCTCCTCTATTCTCTCGTTTcactctagtttataacacgttttcactctagtttataacacgttatcaaCACGAATCTCTAACCTTGAGTCTCTATTAGTATCATTTATATTGAAGGTATGCCTTATGAAAGAATCGTGTCTTTCCTGCAAGGTACTAgtagatttattaaatttgattttgataTTTACAATCgaattcattaaaattatttttattctgactgcttcaaattttaattaaatctaccGTTTTAGATCTGTGatttattttgtgatgaattacTTTAATCACGGCGGctgcatatatatatcaaacaatcaatttttttataaacacGTGGAAATTGTCGATTAGTATTatctaataaaattgaaggcAAAATAAGAGATTGGATCAACAGTGCCTTGTAATCccttttctttaaatttttgcTTGAATATACGTTCGTCTATtcaattgtttaattattttatttattaagaaaaaattgATTGTATATTGTTTAAATATTCAATAATATACATTTAGATGTTTCAATTCGTTCCCTTGCTCTGATAAGATAGttggtattttattaaattaaactcAATTACTTTTATGAATGTTATTGATTTTATGGCATAATGAACATTAATCTATTAATTCCGAATGGCAAACCGGTATGATGCAGTTTGAGTCAAAAGACGTGAAATAAGATTGCTCTGTTACTTGTTCCATATGTTTATGCCTTTAGATcaacattaaaaaaacaaaaaacaaaaaaaaaaaaagagaaaaagaaaacactCATGTGATTGTATTTAATTGAGTATCAATTTTGAATTAGGATATATTTTGACCCCTTATAACTCTTGAACCAATTTTTCATACGAATTGCTCAATTTATTGTGCATCAATTGCTTAACatatttttaattgtttatCATAACTATATTGCATTTGTATGTATTTGTTGATGTTATCAATTTAatattcacaatttaatatggCGAATTgatattcattaaaataaatcaaatcaatttgTTTACTgtgaaatttattgttattcttTTTCATGccaaattttatgatttttgtgCTCTCATTTCGAGATTTGACATGttatattttgaaatatacTATACATATACGGTCTATTTATCCGAAATGATCTTGAAAAGTAATTgatgctatttaaatagcacaagtaatattcctgaataatattacattcaagatcttaaattaatGCTATTAAATAGCACAAGTGATATTCCTAAATAATATTACATGCTTTTGAAAAGCAATTtatattacatgctcttgaaaattagaccttgaGCACAAGTAGCATTTCTGaataatattacattcaagatcttaaattgatgctattaaagtagcacaatTAATATTCCTAAAtaatattacatgctcttgaagagaaatatatattacatgctcttaaaaattagaccttgaaggtcaaacggccctaaaggccgaatggttgtactcttttacccttactaagttttttcctacgaggttttcttagttaaggtttttaacgaggcaactagtgtgatgaggactagaatattcatcagcgctgtgcttagcaatacatgaacatcttacttgattactattattgttattattatcacaGGAACTAATGAGCGCATATCTAACTAAGAAGACTTGCTAACAAACGAATAtgaagagtcaatcagccttgaccaaaGTGCAGAGATGATTGCCTTGCTAAAATGCAAGACCATCAGCGcggaccagagcagcgcagcagcgctgcgcagccagagcagagcagcacagaccagagcagcgcagcagagctgcgcagcacaGCAGCGTAGAACAGCAGCACAGCTAGAGCACAGAGCTGGCCTTGCTAGAGCCGGAGTTACTCGCTTCACCAACGAAGGACAGCGTAGATGGGTCGAATCAAGACTAAAgtgtattaaggcattaaagggcctaaatccaattattagagttcatgggcttACGGATGATTCTAAGCTCCTTCTTAAAGAGCATTGCTGCTCTTTTAAGCCTCTTATTTTGGGTTTGCTGGAGCCCAAAACTGCTTTTAATAAGGTCCCGCATTTGTTCTGGAGATCGCTTTATTTGGTCCCTCTTCATCAAAATCGTCGGCCTACTATGCGTTCCAACATCTGGATTTTTATGCAACCTTCTTTAGTTGCAAGTGTTGTTTATTCTTCACCTCAAGTGGCAATTGTTGATTGCTCCTGGCAGAATATGGATTTCCGTCTGGCTATTATTCACGGCTCAAATGATCATTTTGAGCGCCGGACTCTTTGGACTATCCTTCTTCATTTTGCTCATGGCAACACGGTTTTCATCGGAGATTTTAATGTAGTCAAAGGATCGCATGAGAGGACTAGTGGAGTAATGCCGCCTAGGGGGCTTGTAGAGA contains:
- the LOC130988962 gene encoding histone-lysine N-methyltransferase CLF, giving the protein MSAPKASPSASGSDPHVADHQENSSSAQEIVAVIESLKTQVSLNRCAYIKKRIEENAEKVLDVTKNLYKLSMERRNFKIICGDGGVDLLAKRQKDAIDMHNGIGTSNGDNESSSSQEDGYAPSAILLGSSIAVKNAVRPIKLPEVKKLPPYTTWIFLDRNQRMTEDQSVVGRRRIYYDQNGGEALICSDSEEEAVDDEEEKKEFVESEDYILRMTIKQMGFSDMTLDVLGQCLSRRSGELKARFEDHIKNNSTTSRVSNGNAEGFVNPYIDKDLDAALDSFDNLFCRRCLVFDCRLHGCSQDLSFPAEKQVPWNCPDVDKEPCGPGCHRLVLESEGLSSRQASFEEKAAPASNAASMQIQKRKQGGTSLKKKSKSCQSESASSSEVKPNNDITSSVKSASAGKSGIDKRSSKRIAENVLVAKKKRQKKMVTSDSDRRESEDNSNPPKVKCTSSRKSRRKESPVLDFDRSLQDEAASGASNESESNQPVTSSGDTLKKEEFIDENMYKQDLADNKSWKPFEKALYEKGIQIFGRNSCLIARNLMSGLKSCSEIFKYMHNSENKLFSRDGDGMVLADGCLKADGNETAGGGARRRSRFLRRKGRVRRLKYTWKSAGYQSFRKRISERKDQPCRQYSPCGCQTACGKTCPCLVNGTCCEKYCGCPKSCKNRFRGCHCAKSQCRSRQCPCFAADRECDPDVCRNCWISCGDGTLGIPPQRGDNYECRNMKLLLKQQQRVLLGRSDVSGWGAFLKNSVGKHEYLGEYTGELISHREADKRGKIYDRENSSFLFNLNDQFVLDAYRKGDKLKFANHSPDPNCYAKVIMVAGDHRVGIFAKERICAGEEIFYDYRYEPDRAPAWAKKPEASGSKREDGAPSNGRAKKHT